From Gavia stellata isolate bGavSte3 unplaced genomic scaffold, bGavSte3.hap2 HAP2_SCAFFOLD_59, whole genome shotgun sequence, a single genomic window includes:
- the LOC132321351 gene encoding olfactory receptor 14J1-like encodes MSNSSSTTQFLLLALADTRELQLLHFWLFLGIYLAALLGNGLIITAVACDHHLHTPMYFFLLNLSLLDLGSISTTLPKAMANSLWDTRAISYPECVAQVFLLFFLLGAECALLSVMAYDRYVAICKPLHYGTLLGSRACVHMAAAAWGSGFLNSLLHMANTFSLPLCKGNAVDQFFCEIPQILKLSCSRSYLREVGLLVVGACLAFGCFVSIVLSYVQIFRAVLRIPSEQGRHKAFSTCLPHLVVVSLFISTAMFAYLKPPSISSPSLDLVVAVLYSVVPPAMNPLIYSMRNQELKDALWKLMSGYFSNALNCLSSTVNHS; translated from the coding sequence atgtccaacagcagctccaccacccagttcctcctcctggcactcgcagacacgcgggagctgcagctcttgcacttctggctcttcctgggcatctacctggctgccctcctgggcaacggcctcatcatcaccgccgtagcctgtgaccaccacctccacacccccatgtacttcttcctcctcaacctctccctcctcgacctgggctccatctccaccactctccccaaagccatggccaattccctctgggacaccagggccatctcctaccCAGAATGTGTTGCACAggtctttctccttttcttcttacttGGAGCAGAGTGTGCCCTTCTGTctgtcatggcctatgaccgctacgttgccatctgcaaacccctgcactacgggaccctcctgggcagcagagcttgtgtccacatggcagcagctgcctggggcagtgggtttctcaattCTCTCCTGCACATGGCCaacacattttcactaccactctgcaagggcaatgctgtggaccagttcttctgtgaaatcccccagatcctcaagctctcctgctcacgctcctacctcagggaagttgggcttcttGTGGTTGGTGCGTGTTTAgcttttgggtgttttgtttccatcgtgctgtcctatgtgcagatcttcagggctgtgctgaggatcccctctgagcagggacggcacaaagccttttccacgtgcctccctcacctggttgtggtctccctgtttatcagcactgccatgtttgcctacctgaagcccccttccatttcctccccatccctggatctggtggtggcagtgctgtactcagtggtgcctccagcaatgaaccccctcatctacagcatgaggaaccaggagctcaaggatgcaCTGTGGAAATTGATGAGTGGATACTTTTCAAACGCATTAAACTGCTTGTCATCTACTGTCAATCACTCGTAA